The Nostoc sp. PCC 7524 nucleotide sequence TTTGGGTGATTTAATCTACCCAATAATTTATTAACCTCTTATTTTTCCTGCTAAATTTGTCATATATGTTTGAATCCTCAAATAGCCTTCTTGACTAATAAAATTTGGATAAATCGAGTAGCAATCTGTCATTGATGCAAGATGTTTATCCCTAACGTAAATTCATCAAATTTAATCACTTCAGAATCAGGTTTACGGGTATCAAAACGATAGCTGCTAACAGTACCTGTGCCAGTATCAAAAATACTAAAAACTGTAATATCATTGCTGGCAATATAAGGCATTGGCTTTCCATCTTCTCCCACCAAAGGATTAATAGTTGGTAAAACAGGTTCTAAACCATTAGGATCACCAACTGCGGTGTAATCTTCATGATAGCCAACTGGCACTTCCCGCTTTTTACCATTCCAAGCAGCACCATAAGAATTACCAACATTGGATGTTTCTAAAAAGTGCATCCCACTGTCACTAATAAAGTGATTCCATAAATGGGAATGACCAAAAAATACCAGTTGCACCTTAGCAGCTTCTAGTAAAGGCATAACATCACGAATAATATAATCTGAGTGCTTAGGATACTCATAACGCACAGCTTTAATTTTTCCTTCAGCATCGCTTTCTATTATTTGAACAGGCTCTGTGTAAGCAGGTACGATATTATCACCTAGCGTATGGGGGGGATGATGAAACATCACAATTTTGTATTTTGCTTGCTGAAATTCTGGGCTATTAAGTTCTGTTTCTAACCAATTATATTGCTGGCTACCTTTAGCAATGGGTTCATAAATTATCTGCCCATAACCCCAATTTTCGGGATAATTTAAATCCTGCTCTACTTCTTGATATCTACCCTTATATGGTGCATCTAATTTAGCAGTCCGCCACATATTAGTAACGTAGAGTACCACTAAACGCACATCTCCAAAACTGACTGCATAATATCTTTTACCACCCTCTTTACTTTGAGGTAAAGTAAAAATTTCTTCGTAGGTCAGTGTATTAAAAGAATTATCTATTAAAGATTTACCGCTATAAAGTCTTTGGGCAACAGCACGGGGAATCGTATCATTGAATTCATCATCTAAACTGCCCGTTCTGCCCAACCTACCCATTACT carries:
- a CDS encoding purple acid phosphatase family protein; the encoded protein is MTSAPQLLTDPFLQLPTANSVRVVWFTEFAGNQHTVNYGENLQQTAKASTSKLSRTREDQNSRVGKQTQTGQVYQQPVERHIWRHEAEVTGLTPGVRVNYLVTSVRENGESVSSEIFTLAPNPPSGTPQKILLTSDHQLKPMTAANLQKVVETVGQVDAVWFAGDLVNVPDRASEWFDDHRGNALFPGLQGRAHYEMNDNDQKITYTGGQIIQHAPLFTCIGNHEVMGRLGRTGSLDDEFNDTIPRAVAQRLYSGKSLIDNSFNTLTYEEIFTLPQSKEGGKRYYAVSFGDVRLVVLYVTNMWRTAKLDAPYKGRYQEVEQDLNYPENWGYGQIIYEPIAKGSQQYNWLETELNSPEFQQAKYKIVMFHHPPHTLGDNIVPAYTEPVQIIESDAEGKIKAVRYEYPKHSDYIIRDVMPLLEAAKVQLVFFGHSHLWNHFISDSGMHFLETSNVGNSYGAAWNGKKREVPVGYHEDYTAVGDPNGLEPVLPTINPLVGEDGKPMPYIASNDITVFSIFDTGTGTVSSYRFDTRKPDSEVIKFDEFTLGINILHQ